The following DNA comes from Capsicum annuum cultivar UCD-10X-F1 chromosome 7, UCD10Xv1.1, whole genome shotgun sequence.
GAACATTTATATACTACATAAGGAAGACATACATGTATGaactttaaatttatataattccGGGGAACTTACAATTCAACTTTAGGGGAGAACGAACTAGTCGCGCTTTAACTGTGAAAGTGGATAGAAAGAATATCTTTCAATTTTGACAGAGAAATATATTGCAAAGAACTTTGATAGCCGAGCAGAGTAGCAACTTTGATATTGTAGAACCTATAATTACAGAATGTGTGACGcgaaaaacctttaacaaaagcCAAAGTTGGTATCTAATTCAATCGTTAATTTTTCCGGAGAGACTGAAATTTGATGATGAGATTTCATCATGGTATTTGTTTTTAAGGAGAGGGGGAGGGGGTGTTGGGAAACGTTGTGGTAGCAGCTTTTGTGGAGGCATCCTTTTGGAGGGGATGCAACTGAACAAGGGCGTTACGTTGCGTGTCTTTTGGATACAGCATATatgattcttattttaatttagtttttaaggTTTTTAACTATAATTTGAAGGGTTTTCTTTCTGGAGTTTGATGGCCATTCCAAGGCACAATCTGGGCATAATGATTTTTAGTATTAATTGGAGATACCtgttatttataaattaattcgATGGTAAAtgtgtaaaatatttttgttaaatcaTGAATTTCTCATGGTTATTGATTGGCAGTttatgacaataatttttttttacaaaccAATCGATTAGTCTCACACCCTCCATATGAGTATATGTAATTAATAATAGATGCCATCATTAATTGTTAGTGTTGTGAATGAAGCTAATTCTTTTGGGCTTGttacattattttttagttttatttggtATTCAGCCCCAAGTACCGAGTGAAGCTGTTTGAAAGGGATTTGGTGTTAGGCAGGTGAATTTATGCGAATTTTGATAGCGCTTGTATTTTTGGTTGTCTCTGAATACCCTTCTTAGTTGTATTTACAATGTCTCTTTTTCTAGCGGCAGTTTTTTTGCGAATTATGCTGACGCTTTGACTTTTTCTTGTCTCTGATCTCTCTTCTTAATTCTATTTACAattaatctttttctttgataaaCTATACACTATGTAAATGCCTATCACATCAAAATTAAAGAGAGTGACTTTAATGTCATTGATCGAAGGCTTTTCCTTGTACTGTTAGGTTAAGTTAGTAAGGCGCAtctgaagaaaaattaaattttataatcgCAACATTACATATAAATTTTATAATCGCAACATTACATATAATAAGTAACATAGTTCATGTTGGTAGCACAACAAATAACTATATATCTTACAATACAAAAGATTCCCAAATAATCTGTATTCACACTTAACATGCATAATACATACACCATCAATGAGGTAAactatattttttccattttgactttttattattGATAGGAAGTTGAGTGTCGTTGGTATTTTTCCCTCTCTTCCTGTGCATCCTCGTTGATTTAACTTCTTCCTCCACAACTATTGGTCCTGCATCTTGAATTTCTTGTATCTTTTGAACAATTAGACTTCTTCTTGGGTACATTAGCCTTATTCACTCTATGAGAACGATAAGGAATGATTCGCATGCACATTTCTTTATTGCAATCACATTAAACACTAGACAATTTATTAGTATACTCACCGGGATTTATTCATAAGACAAATTATATATAGTCACAGGGTTTTATATAGGCACAAGTAGGGGAAGGATCTTATACATACTGCTGTCACATAGATACATGAGGTACAAGTGTATTGAGCTTTGCAGGTGGTTCTATTTCATAGGCCACCTGGTCTATCATTAGTGAGTACNNNNNNNNNNNNNNNNNNNNNNNNNNNNNNNNNNNNNNNNNNNNNNNNNNNNNNNNNNNNNNNNNNNNNNNNNNNNNNNNNNNNNNNNNNNNNNNNNNNNNNNNNNNNNNNNNNNNNNNNNNNNNNNNNNNNNNNNNNNNNNNNNNNNNNNNNNNNNNNNNNNNNNNNNNNNNNNNNNNNNNNNNNNNNNNNNNNNNNNNNNNNNNNNNNNNNNNNNNNNNNNNNNNNNNNNNNNNNNNNNNNNNNNNNNNNNNNNNNNNNNNNNNNNNNNNNNNNNNNNNNNNNNNNNNNNNNNNNNNNNNNNNNNNNNNNNNNNNNNNNNNNNNNNNNNNNNNNNNNNNNNNNNNNNNNNNNNNNNNNNNNNNNNNNNNNNNNNNNNNNNNNNNNNNNNNNNNNNNNNNNNNNNNNNNNNNNNNNNNNNNNNNNNNNNNNNNNNNNNNNNNNNNNNNNNNNNNNNNNNNNNNNNNNNNNNNNNNNNNNNNNNNNNNNNNNNNNNNNNNNNNNNNNNNNNNNNNNNNNNNNNNNNNNNNNNNNNNNNNNNNNNNNNNNNNNNNNNNNNNNNNNNNNNNNNNNNNNNNNNNNNNNNNNNNNNNNNNNNNNNNNNNNNNNNNNNNNNNNNNNNNNNNNNNNNNNNNNNNNNNNNNNNNNNNNNNNNNNNNNNNNNNNNNNNNNNNNNNNNNNNNNNNNNNNNNNNNNNNNNNNNNNNNNNNNNNNNNNNNNNNNNNNNNNNNNNNNNNNNNNNNNNNNNNNNNNNNNNNNNNNNNNNNNNNNNNNNNNNNNNNNNNNNNNNNNNNNNNNNNNNNNNNNNNNNNNNNNNNNNNNNNNNNNNNNNNNNNNNNNNNNNNNNNNNNNNNNNNNNNNNNNNNNNNNNNNNNNNNNNNNNNNNNNNNNNNNNNNNNNNNNNNNNNNNNNNNNNNNNNNNNNNNNNNNNNNNNNNNNNNNNNNNNNNNNNNNNNNNNNNNNNNNNNNNNNNNNNNNNNNNNNNNNNNNNNNNNNNNNNNNNNNNNNNNNNNNNNNNNNNNNNNNNNNNNNNNNNNNNNNNNNNNNNNNNNNNNNNNNNNNNNNNNNNNNNNNNNNNNNNNNNNNNNNNNNNNNNNNNNNNNNNNNNNNNNNNNNNNNNNNNNNNNNNNNNNNNNNNNNNNNNNNNNNNNNNNNNNNNNNNNNNNNNNNNNNNNNNNNNNNNNNNNNNNNNNNNNNNNNNNNNNNNNNNNNNNNNNNNNNNNNNNNNNNNNNNNNNNNNNNNNNNNNNNNNNNNNNNNNNNNNNNNNNNNNNNNNNNNNNNNNNNNNNNNNNNNNNNNNNNNNNNNNNNNNNNNNNNNNNNNNNNNNNNNNNNNNNNNNNNNNNNNNNNNNNNNNNNNNNNNNNNNNNNNNNNNNNNNNNNNNNNNNNNNNNNNNNNNNNNNNNNNNNNNNNNNNNNNNNNNNNNNNNNNNNNNNNNNNNNNNNNNNNNNNNNNNNNNNNNNNNNNNNNNNNNNNNNNNNNNNNNNNNNNNNNNNNNNNNNNNNNNNNNNNNNNNNNNNNNNNNNNNNNNNNNNNNNNNNNNNNNNNNNNNNNNNNNNNNNNNNNNNNNNNNNNNNNNNNNNNNNNNNNNNNNNNNNNNNNNNNNNNNNNNNNNNNNNNNNNNNNNNNNNNNNNNNNNNNNNNNNNNNNNNNNNNNNNNNNNNNNNNNNNNNNNNNNNNNNNNNNNNNNNNNNNNNNNNNNNNNNNNNNNNNNNNNNNNNNNNNNNNNNNNNNNNNNNNNNNNNNNNNNNNNNNNNNNNNNNNNNNNNNNNNNNNNNNNNNNNNNNNNNNNNNNNNNNNNNNNNNNNNNNNNNNNNNNNNNNNNNNNNNNNNNNNNNNNNNNNNNNNNNNNNNNNNNNNNNNNNNNNNNNNNNNNNNNNNNNNNNNNNNNNNNNNNNNNNNNNNNNNNNNNNNNNNNNNNNNNNNNNNNNNNNNNNNNNNNNNNNNNNNNNNNNNNNNNNNNNNNNNNNNNNNNNNNNNNNNNNNNNNNNNNNNNNNNNNNNNNNNNNNNNNNNNNNNNNNNNNNNNNNNNNNNNNNNNNNNNNNNNNNNNNNNNNNNNNNNNNNNNNNNNNNNNNNNNNNNNNNNNNNNNNNNNNNNNNNNNNNNNNNNNNNNNNNNNNNNNNNNNNNNNNNNNNNNNNNNNNNNNNNNNNNNNNNNNNNNNNNNNNNNNNNNNNNNNNNNNNNNNNNNNNNNNNNNNNNNNNNNNNNNNNNNNNNNNNNNNNNNNNNNNNNNNNNNNNNNNNNNNNNNNNNNNNNNNNNNNNNNNNNNNNNNNNNNNNNNNNNNNNNNNNNNNNNNNNNNNNNNNNNNNNNNNNNNNNNNNNNNNNNNNNNNNNNNNNNNNNNNNNNNNNNNNNNNNNNNNNNNNNNNNNNNNNNNNNNNNNNNNNNNNNNNNNNNNNNNNNNNNNNNNNNNNNNNNNNNNNNNNNNNNNNNNNNNNNNNNNNNNNNNNNNNNNNNNNNNNNNNNNNNNNNNNNNNNNNNNNNNNNNNNNNNNNNNNNNNNNNNNNNNNNNNNNNNNNNNNNNNNNNNNNNNNNNNNNNNNNNNNNNNNNNNNNNNNNNNNNNNNNNNNNNNNNNNNNNNNNNNNNNNNNNNNNNNNNNNNNNNNNNNNNNNNNNNNNNNNNNNNNNNNNNNNNNNNNNNNNNNNNNNNNNNNNNNNNNNNNNNNNNNNNNNNNNNNNNNNNNNNNNNNNNNNNNNNNNNNNNNNNNNNNNNNNNNNNNNNNNNNNNNNNNNNNNNNNNNNNNNNNNNNNNNNNNNNNNNNNNNNNNNNNNNNNNNNNNNNNNNNNNNNNNNNNNNNNNNNNNNNNNNNNNNNNNNNNNNNNNNNNNNNNNNNNNNNNNNNNNNNNNNNNNNNNNNNNNNNNNNNNNNNNNNNNNNNNNNNNNNNNNNNNNNNNNNNNNNNNNNNNNNNNNNNNNNNNNNNNNNNNNNNNNNNNNNNNNNNNNNNNNNNNNNNNNNNNNNNNNNNNNNNNNNNNNNNNNNNNNNNNNNNNNNNNNNNAAATTAAACCAAATTAAAGTGTTTAAATTTGtatttctaaaattaaaatatttagtgTCAATTGATTCTCAGTTGAGATAGTGTATTTTTGTATTATGCCAACTAGAAAAGGGACGTTATGAAATTTGTTCATTACCATTTCAGTACTCTTATAAATGCCTATTAACTTCTCTGTGCTATTTGTCATGTTGTGCTCACAAAGCTTAAGAATGGTAGCATGTAATTTcctgtttttctttctattgctTTCTCCGTCTATTTTATGTCATTCTTTTACTTGCCATAGTATTTAAGAATAAAACGAGAACTTTTAAAATTTAGGTATaaaatacttcctccatttaaaaaaatGTTGTGACTTGACACGAAGTttaagcaatttttttttaaagatcttGTGGTCTTACATTAAAATTATATCCAAAAGtactaaaatatcctttaattttatattgttaaACATGTCATATGAATAGTTGGGATTAAAGGATTGCCAAAaaggaaattttctttttcaaagaaACTAAAGGAAAGTAAATCATtgaataatcctcaaatatttttgtagttggaaatttaatatttaattttattctaattatagTAAGTAACATTCTTTGACATGcactaaaaaggaaaaggaaaaggaaaaggtaaCGCATAATATAGCAACGAGGGAGTAATGTTTAATAGTCAACGACGTTTTGCTGTCTTCTTCGAGAGAAAAATTGTACTAGAAGAATGTCCCACTATTTGCCTGATTGCTTGATACTCGATATCCTTTGCAGGCTGCCAGTTGAAAGCCTTTTACGATTCACCTGTGTATCAAAGCAATGGTGTTCACTGATTTCTTCTCCTGATTTCAACTCCCTATACACCACTGTTAATGCTACAACTCCCCTTCTAGTCCTCCATCACTTCTCAGTCAAaccaaagaaacaacaacattacTCTGTCTACAATGATCCTGATTCAAAAACCGAAAACCTGACTCTCATCAAACAACTCAAGTTTCCCTTCAGGTCTAGCTCTGGAAAAGACTTTAGAGTTGTGGGGTTCTGTAACGGCCTGTTTTGCCTTGCTGATGATCTTTATGGGGATATAGATCCTATCATTCTCTGGAATCCCGCTATTCGCAGAAGCATCTCCCTTCCTAGTAGGCCTAGGCCTACGTTTCGTTGTGGTCCACTCAGGGTTTTCCTTGGATTTGGATTTGATCACAAAACTTGTGACTTTAAAGTGGTCAGGATAGCCTATATACGAGGAGCTAATGGTGTTTATATGGTGCCTCCAGAAGTTGAGGTCTTTAAATTGAGTACTGGTTTATGGAAAACAGTTAACTCAAAGAACATCAATGGTAAACTGGATTTCCTTTATTCGAGTATTTACTTAAATAGTGCTATCCATTGGGTTTTCCATTGTAAGAATGAAGGTGGGAAAATAACTAATAGCTTGTTGGTTTTTGGCCTAAGTGCTGAGACATTTAGTGAAATGAGTTTGCCGCAAGAGCTAGCTCATGTTTGTTTTTTGTCTCTTACTTTGTGTGGGGAAAGGATTTCTGTGATTTCGTATGAAGAAAGTCGCAATCATGCTCCATCATGTGATACTTGTGTTGTCTGGGTGATGAACCAGTACGGTAAACCAGAGTCATGGATGAAGGAATTTATTGTGGATTTGAGGGGTGAGATCACAAAAGCCATTGGTTTTGTAAGAAATGGGAAATTTCTGGCAGTGGAGTATCCTGGGAATGTTTTATCATATGATCCAGATAGTAGGGAATTGAAGGATCTTGATATCCATGGTATGTATCATTCgttcttcttgagaaaatatGTTGAGAGTTTAATGTTGCTTGATGGAAATAGTGGAGCTATGACTGATTTTGAACTGAATTACGAGCTGAACGGTGGAGTCATTCCATATCTTATGGACACTGTTGCGGATTTTTTTGGGCTTAGAGGATGAACCAATTTGGAAGAGGAAATATTATGTTTTCACTATTTATTTCATCCAGTCTTTGCATTATGCACTTTAATCACTTAATTCTAACTTTTAGTAGTTGGTAGAAAGATAGTTGGCAAGAAGTTTATTGAGTTGTTACAGCTGAACCTTTATAGTGTTCATACTAATGATGATTTGAAAGCATCTATGAAATTTTTTGCCCGATTCTCTCTCATTTAGCTTTCCAGTGTTTCATTGATGTTATCGTTGAATTGTTGGTGTTGGAGTACCCTTTTCAGCAGATAGCAGTCCATGCTATTATACTTTGTTATCCACTGCGTTGTCTTTATGAAAGCTTATTATGCAATATAATTTATGAGAATTTAGTAGCCCTGTTGACATAAGTTAGTTTGCTAGTAGTGACAATGTAATCAGTTTCAGTATGCACTTCATTGGCAATTCTGAATTTGCTCAATTTCTGCTTTCTCAAATAGTAGTATTGCTTTTTGTTTAGAGTATGAGTTCCTTTTGCTTTCCAGAGATTTCTTTCGTGATGCATATTAGGATTATTCATCTAAATGAAAAATGTCATACTCATTCAAACTGACTAGTCCGGTTACAAGCAATTCAACCATCAGCCTGCTGCAGTGGACTTTCCCATGAAAAATAGCTTGTGTATAAAAATACTACATGGCCCAACTTTCTGGATTAAATCTTTCTGAGACTTCAATCAAGAGAGGAGGGATTGGGAGGCTGAGACATTCCGCCTATTGCCGAGTTCCATAGTACTAAAACATGTCTTATCCAAATAAATCATCAGAAGACCGAGTATTCTCTCGCAAGAATCCATGATCCTATTATCTCGGCTCACTGTTTCATTGGAAGGGATCTTATGAGTATGTTGTTTTCAGTACTGAATGATGCATTATTGAATTGAGCAGTATAAAGTTCAGGGGATTTTGACTGAGAAACATTTGATGAATGTGTAGCTGGTGTATTCGGTTGTTCCCCTATTCAGTGCTCCTtgatcttttcttctttggttttagCCTTTTAGCCATCCTTCAAATAGAGCTCTTATcttacattttttcctttgcCCATGATAGCAATGTTCCTTTGAAATTCAGGACTTGAGACAAAAGAATTCCACTAGAAGCATATCATAAGGAAGCACCATTTAATAAATTTAGGACAAAATACCACAATGGACTAGAAGCCTTGTTATCCTCTTCACAATCACAACAAAGAGAACATATGTTGCTTAATTGTATACTCTTGTCTCTTAAGATTCAGCTAACCAAATAAAACACTTGACCTTGTATGGAGCTTTGCTCTTCCATATATTCTTCCATGATCAATTGGAGCTTGTTGTTCTTGTGGAATTGAGAGTTCTGTAGTAGCTTCAACTGTGAGTCATCCATCGGTTTGTTGCACTGTCCAACAAAACTGGTTACTTCGTGGAATAAGAGAGAGAGCACTAGCAAGAGCTGAAGAAGAGAGGAGATTCTCGACCTCTCAATCATTTAAGTCCTTCTAAAGATGTAATCCAGCCATTGTCTTGCCAATAGTCCATAACAAAAACATTTGGTTCTGATGCAATTCTATGAAGATCTAGGAATAAATCCATTACGGAGCATGAAAATGGGTTTAAGTTTTCTGCATAGTTATTGTAAATAACTTTCTACATCATCGGCTTATTTTAAACATATTTACAAGGAAGGCTACTTATTAAAATGTGCGATTTGAAATCTTGAAGGTAGGAAATGTTATCTGCTACAACAGGTAAAAATAACCTGGTGTATTAGAATTGCTCCTATTTATTTTTAGGGATATCAGTACTTAGttcctcaaattttgatagccTTTGGGTCGGGTAAGACCAGATCCAATTGTATATTTAACCTTCAATTAGATGAACTTAATTGAAGTTAGTTCGATCCAAAGGCAATTCTGGCATTTAAACATTTTCTCTAAAACTATAGAAACAAGAAGCTGCATGTGGCTTGGTTCAAAGCCACCATTTCATTTGGACGCAACCTTAATATGTCAAAATGCGAATGTTGGCCACAAAGCCAGTTAATATTAaaggtgggttatggtaggtagCTTGGTAAATAAGATCATGCGCAAGAAGAGATCGTAATACCATAGGCAACTACTTCGATCCTTGTTGTACCAGTCGGCAGGGTGTATCTATGTGATTCGCTATGCTTGCCTGTGCCTATCAACTGAACTTAACTATCTTAGTTGACTCAATGTGAATATTCTCTGGTGAGTGCCAATAAATGTTAGTTGCTTAAACAGGGCATTGGTTAAATTGTACGAGTAAACTTTGAACTAGTACCACCTTTTGCACAAAAATTCAAACATATGATACATGATATTTCCATCCAAATTTAGAAATTCTAATCCAGCTTAACGCAAacatcaaattcatcaagaaagtATAACAAAAAAAGGCGAGATTTTCAGCacaaacaagataaaacaattcCAATATGACATAGTtcttgccatgtgaccaggaggtcacgggttcaagccttggaaacatcCTCTGGCAGAAATGAAAGGTAAGGCTGTGTACAATAGATCTCATGGTCGGGCCCTTCCCCGGATCCTCctcatagcgggagctttagtgcaccgggctaccTTTAATAGCATAGTTCATAAACAGTGCACATTCATTCCAGCAATAACTTAATAGCAAAATATTCTCACATCGGGAACTGACAAACAAAGTCTAGGTACAGTTCAGTGTAAGTGAAGGTAGTGAGTGCTGCCTAAATTTTTGGTTttagccaaggaaagctactcTTATCTATATGACGCCATTGAGATAATTAAGAAAGTCATATTTCACTTCATCCATAGTTTTCTACGTATTACAAAAATGTTATGGAAACACTTTCGAAGGGTATTGATGTTGAGAAATATAACTTTAATTAGTAATGCCCTCCTCAGGAAGTCTTTCCCTCGACAAAGACTCATTCTCCTATTTTTGAAGTGCTCTAATATAGCACCTGTAGATAGAATGCAAGCGTCATAGAATTAGTACCTTAGTTTTCTTCGTCGGAGGTAGTATGTATTTATTCTTCATTGTTTTAAGTCATTCTTATCCTGGTTGTTGCAGAGGAATAACACTAACCTGTGAGTGCTGAGAGAGTGTCTTCTGATGGCAATACTACAATGCGTAACAACAACATTGTCTAATGGATTCATAAGACACAAGAATGGGACTCAAAAGTATTTTGCCCTCTTGCATATCCCCACGAAGTATCTCGTATATGTTTCTAAGTTCTTTAAAAGTGGAATAATTGTTCGGTTGGAAGTATCTCCTGATCTAGCAAGTACTTATcttaatttaaaagaagaataTCACACAGATGATAAGTTGAAGAACACTGAAGTATCCAGACAGAATAATGATCATCTAGGAAAGCTTCTTGACAAGGTATaagtttcttttttcctttttggttaaggtaaataattttattaacagTTGAGCACACCCTGGATACAACCCATATACGAAATGATGAGAACCTACACCAAAATATGATTCTCAACAAAAGAGTTTCAATACACTACACTAATGGGGACCTCGTAAGTGCACCTTAAAGAAATGAGAGACAAACACTACCCCGCATTTTAACAAAATTAAGCTCCAATCCTTCAAATGCTATCTTGCTCCATTTTCTCAGGCTTTTATCTCCCCTTAGCTTGGATAGACATCATACCTAGTTCAtagtgttgggttcaaaatcaagaGGGCGTCATGTGTTGAGAAGCAAACACAATCCCACATCGAAAAAATAGAGAGAACATGTCCAATATTTAAAGTGTCACCCAACTCCACTAGTATGAGGTCTTTTGGGAGGTGCCCAAAAAAAATATTCGTGAGGGCTCGGCCCAAAGAggacaatatcatactagtgcGGAGTTACACGCAGTCCAAACAACTGGTATCAAAGCTTGGGAGATTCATCACGATCACTGAAGATGGAAGGATCGAAGTTTGGAATTTGAGAAGTTTGATGGATCCATTTTTGGTTTCTGGAAGATGCAGATCGAAAACTATCTGTACCAGAAAGATCTTCACGAACCCTTGAACGAGGTGAAGCCAGAGTCCATGAAGGAGGAGGACTGGAAGCTCAAGGATAGGCAGGCTCTAAGGCTGATCCGATTGACTATGTGGCGTTCAACATCGTCAAGGAGAAAACCCATCCGATCTGTTGAAGGCACTATCAAATATGTACGAAAAGTCATCTGCAATGAACAAGGTATATTTGATATGTAGATTTTTCAATTTACAGATGCCAGAGAATGGATCTGTTGTTGATCATAAAAATGAGTTCAATATGATTATTAGTCAACTGTGTTCTATGGATattaattttgaagatgaaattaaagcactgattttgatgccatctctGCCCGAGTCTTAGGATATTGTTTTTCTGCAATTATCAGTTCCTGCGGATCTGAGAAACTGAAGTTTGATGAAATCCAAGATATTGTTCTTAGCGAAAGCATTCGCAAATGAGAAATTAGGGAATCATCTGGTAGTGCTCTCAGTGTTGACCGAAGGGGGACAGACCAATCGAGGGGTCAAAATACACATAACAGATCAAAATCTAAGAATCGtggaaaatctccacaaaaatcCAACGTGACATGTTGGAATTGTGGAGAGAAATGACACTTTCAGACAGAGTGCAAGAAacccaagaaaaagaagaatcGAAAATCTGGAGATGATAATGATTCTGTTAATTCAGCAGAATACATTGGGGATTCTCTAATCCTTAGTGTGGATATCCCGGTTGAATcctggatattggattctggtgcatATTTTCATTCATCTCCTAGCAAGGAATTGTTCCAAAACTTCAAGTCTGGAAATTTTAAAAAGGTATAGCTTGCTGACAACAAGCCATTGCTGATTGAAGGAAAGAGGGATGTCTATATAAATACTCCAGCAGGAAACCAGTGGACATTAGAGGATGTCAGATATATTCCTGGCCTCAAGAAGAATCTGATCTCTGTTAGTCAGTTGGATAGCACAGGCTACGTAACAAAGTTTGGGAAAAGTTCGTGGAAGATTGTGAAGGGTGCTATGGTTGTATCAAGTGGCACCAAATTTGGAACTTTGTACACCACTGCAGGGTGTATAAACATGGCTACTGTTGCTGAGGGTGCTTCCGGTTCACGTCTGTGGCACAACAGACTTGGACACATGAGTGCCAAAGGAATGAAGATGCTGGCTGCAAAAGGAGCTTTAGAGGGGCTAAAATATATTGATATGGGTCTTTGTGAGAGTTGTTTTATGGGTAAATAGGAGCGTGTAAGCTTTATGAAGACTGCGAGAGAACTGAAGCAAGTACGAGTGGAAATGGCCCATACAGACGTTTGGGGACCATCTTCTATTTCATCACTTGGTGGATCCAGATTCTATGTCACCTTCATTGATGATTTCAGTAGGAAGGTATAGGTTTACTTCTTAAAACATAAGTCAGATGTGTTTGCTACTTTCAAGAGGTGGAaagctgaagttgaaaatcagactGGCTTGAAAATCAAATGCCTGAGGTCTGATAATGAAAGAGAATATGACAAGTCCGAATTCAAACAATTCTATGTAGCTGAGGGAATCAGGTTGATAAGGACAGTTCCCGGGAAGGCAAGGCAGAATGAAGTTGATGAAAGgatgaaaataatattgaatgAGCGTTCAAGGATCATGAGGATACGCTATGGGCTGCCTAAGATATTTTGGGCGGATACTGTGAGCACAGCTGCATACTTGTTCAATAGGGGACCATCAGTTCCTCTGGGGTTCAAGATTCCTGAAGAAGAATGGATAGGAAAAGAGCTCAAGTAATCTCACTTGAGAACCTTTGGTTGCACTGCTTATATTCATGTTGATCTAGAGAAGAGAGATAAGCTTGATGCTAAAGCTATAAAGTGATACTTTATAGGTTATGGTTCTGATATGTTCGGGTGTAGGTTTTGGGATGACAGGAACAAGAAAATCCTAAGACATTGTGATGTGACATTTGATGAAAACGTCTTGTACAAGGACAGAGAGCAAAAGGTTCAGTAAAATACAAAGCAAGTAGGAGTTGAGCTTGAGTTTTCAAAGGGTACACCCAAAGATGCTGCAGCAGATACTCAACAAATTCCAGAGACTGTCATTGAGGAACCAGAGGTGGAACAAGTGACACCTGAGCAGGCTGAGAGGATATCATCCAGGACCATTAGAGTACCAGATAGGTATTCACCATAATTACATTATCTGTTGCTGACTAATGAAGAGAAACCAGAGTCTATTGTTGAGGCCCTACAGGTGGAGGATTCAACCAAGTGGGAGCAAGCCATGGATGATGAGATGAGCTCACTTGAGAATAATAACATGTGGATGTTGAATGAGTTACCTGCAGGGAAGAGAGCCTTGTTGAACAA
Coding sequences within:
- the LOC124885886 gene encoding F-box protein At3g07870-like; protein product: MSHYLPDCLILDILCRLPVESLLRFTCVSKQWCSLISSPDFNSLYTTVNATTPLLVLHHFSVKPKKQQHYSVYNDPDSKTENLTLIKQLKFPFRSSSGKDFRVVGFCNGLFCLADDLYGDIDPIILWNPAIRRSISLPSRPRPTFRCGPLRVFLGFGFDHKTCDFKVVRIAYIRGANGVYMVPPEVEVFKLSTGLWKTVNSKNINGKLDFLYSSIYLNSAIHWVFHCKNEGGKITNSLLVFGLSAETFSEMSLPQELAHVCFLSLTLCGERISVISYEESRNHAPSCDTCVVWVMNQYGKPESWMKEFIVDLRGEITKAIGFVRNGKFLAVEYPGNVLSYDPDSRELKDLDIHGMYHSFFLRKYVESLMLLDGNSGAMTDFELNYELNGGVIPYLMDTVADFFGLRG